In a single window of the Bradyrhizobium sp. ORS 285 genome:
- a CDS encoding CBS domain-containing protein — protein MRAHQIMTRSVITVTPGTPVAEAARIMLRNHIGGLPVVDASGRLVGMVTDGDFLRRAELGTERKQGRWLDLLVGRGRIAADFVHSHGRTVGDIMSRPAVTVSTDASLAELAEIMEKRSIKRLPVVNGDQLAGMVTHTDFVQTLADLANTVPAPSRDDDEIRSAILDALDHAACKHCRFNVVVRNGVAHLTGAVHDDKERATAIVAAKSVQGVRDVRDHMWVYPPPEEELGGGDIVSLQEQPSTDDDQPL, from the coding sequence ATGCGCGCTCATCAAATCATGACCCGATCCGTGATCACGGTGACGCCCGGAACTCCGGTGGCCGAGGCAGCCCGGATCATGCTGCGCAACCATATCGGCGGGCTGCCCGTGGTCGACGCCTCCGGCCGGCTCGTCGGCATGGTGACCGACGGCGATTTCCTGCGGCGGGCCGAGCTCGGCACCGAGCGCAAGCAGGGGCGCTGGCTCGACCTGCTGGTCGGGCGCGGCCGCATCGCCGCCGACTTCGTTCATTCCCATGGCCGCACCGTCGGCGACATCATGAGCCGGCCTGCGGTGACCGTCAGCACGGATGCCAGCCTGGCAGAACTCGCCGAGATCATGGAAAAGCGCAGCATCAAGCGGCTTCCGGTCGTGAATGGTGACCAACTGGCCGGCATGGTGACGCACACTGATTTCGTCCAGACCCTGGCCGATCTCGCCAACACCGTGCCGGCGCCCAGCCGCGACGACGACGAGATCCGCAGCGCCATCCTCGATGCGCTCGACCACGCCGCCTGCAAGCACTGCCGCTTCAACGTCGTCGTCCGCAACGGCGTCGCGCATCTCACCGGCGCGGTGCATGATGACAAGGAACGCGCCACGGCGATCGTGGCGGCCAAGAGCGTGCAGGGCGTCCGGGACGTCCGCGACCACATGTGGGTCTACCCGCCCCCCGAAGAGGAACTGGGCGGCGGCGACATCGTTTCGCTGCAGGAGCAGCCCTCGACAGACGACGACCAGCCGCTGTGA
- a CDS encoding ABC transporter substrate-binding protein: protein MNSRWLAFAAVGALMVAAPASAQVKIGILNDQSGVYADYGGKYSVEAAKMAIEDFGGEVLGQKVELVTADHQNKPDLASSIARRWYDTEGVDMITELTTSSVALAVQELSAEKKKIDIVVGAATSRITGDACTPYGFHWAFDTHALAVGTGGALVEAGGNTWFFLTADYAFGYALEKDTSDIVTAKGGKVLGSVRIPLNSSDFSSFLLQAQSSKAKIIGLANAGLDTTNSIKQAAEFGIVKGGQKLAGLLMTLAEVNGLGLEAAQGLILTEGFYWDHDDKSRAFSERFMKRTGRMPSMIHAGTYSATLSYLKAVKAAGTKESDAVAKKLKELPVDDAFAQGKVQANGRMVHDMYLFEVKSPAESKKPWDYYKLLATVPGDKAFFSAKESGCPLTK, encoded by the coding sequence ATGAATTCGCGTTGGTTGGCCTTTGCGGCCGTGGGTGCGCTGATGGTGGCCGCGCCGGCCTCGGCACAGGTCAAGATCGGCATCCTCAACGACCAGTCCGGCGTCTATGCCGATTACGGCGGCAAATATTCCGTCGAGGCCGCCAAGATGGCGATCGAGGATTTCGGCGGCGAGGTGCTGGGCCAGAAGGTCGAGCTGGTCACCGCCGATCATCAGAACAAGCCGGATCTGGCGTCCTCGATCGCGCGACGCTGGTACGACACCGAAGGGGTCGACATGATCACGGAGCTGACGACCTCTTCGGTCGCTCTCGCGGTGCAGGAACTGTCGGCTGAAAAGAAGAAGATCGACATCGTCGTCGGCGCAGCGACCTCGCGCATCACCGGGGACGCCTGCACGCCCTACGGCTTCCATTGGGCGTTCGATACCCATGCGCTCGCGGTCGGCACCGGCGGCGCGCTGGTCGAAGCCGGCGGAAACACCTGGTTCTTCCTGACCGCCGATTATGCCTTCGGCTATGCGCTGGAGAAGGACACCAGCGATATCGTCACCGCCAAGGGCGGCAAGGTGCTGGGCTCGGTGCGCATCCCGCTGAACTCCTCGGACTTCTCGTCCTTCCTGCTGCAGGCGCAGAGCTCCAAGGCCAAGATCATCGGGCTTGCCAATGCGGGCCTCGACACCACCAACTCGATCAAGCAGGCGGCCGAGTTCGGCATCGTCAAGGGCGGCCAGAAGCTCGCGGGTCTCCTGATGACGCTGGCCGAGGTCAACGGCCTCGGGCTCGAGGCCGCGCAGGGCCTAATCCTGACCGAGGGCTTCTATTGGGACCACGACGACAAATCGCGCGCCTTCAGTGAGCGTTTCATGAAGCGCACGGGGCGCATGCCGAGCATGATCCACGCCGGCACCTATTCGGCGACGCTGTCCTATCTCAAGGCGGTGAAGGCGGCCGGCACCAAGGAGTCGGATGCCGTTGCCAAGAAGCTGAAGGAACTGCCCGTCGATGACGCGTTCGCGCAAGGCAAGGTGCAGGCCAACGGCCGCATGGTCCACGACATGTACCTGTTCGAGGTCAAGTCGCCGGCCGAATCGAAGAAGCCGTGGGACTACTACAAGCTGCTCGCCACGGTGCCCGGCGACAAGGCGTTCTTCTCTGCAAAGGAGAGCGGCTGTCCGCTGACGAAGTGA
- a CDS encoding sensor histidine kinase, whose translation MHGMPGAPRVTDDDAAYLAAIVNASADAIFGTTTDGIVRSWNAACERMLGYSAAEMIGQSILDIVPPELKREALAIRDRVSSGDPIESFETVRLAKDGRPIEVAITYSPIHDGQGQVIGVSGILRDVTTIKTAQRSAAMLAAIVASSSDGVVSKTLDGTVTSWNKSAERIFGFSEGEMINRSIRTIIPGERQAEEDRILATVVSGQIIDNFETVRLRKDGALIDVSVTVSPVRDSTGRIIGASKIVRDITDKRQTREQLRTLLAEVNHRSKNMLSLVQAIARQMTRHGRQLDLNRFLERLQAIAGNQDLLIQNDWRFIPIADLVRSQLGAFRDLIGNRITIAGPQIELTPEAAQAIGMAVHELATNAAKYGALSGDEGRIALNWSCDGDDFDMSWHESDGPPVTVPEQRGFGSRVISDMVRAGLDAAVEVDFAPTGLRWHLRCPLQRLSRSNNHARR comes from the coding sequence GTGCACGGAATGCCCGGCGCCCCCCGCGTGACCGATGACGATGCGGCCTACCTCGCCGCGATCGTGAACGCGTCTGCCGACGCGATCTTCGGCACGACCACGGACGGAATCGTTCGCAGCTGGAATGCGGCGTGCGAACGGATGTTGGGCTATAGCGCCGCCGAGATGATCGGACAGTCGATTCTGGACATCGTGCCTCCTGAGCTGAAGCGTGAGGCACTGGCGATCCGCGATCGCGTCAGCAGCGGAGATCCGATCGAGAGTTTCGAAACCGTGCGGCTGGCGAAGGACGGCCGTCCGATCGAAGTCGCCATCACCTACTCGCCGATCCATGACGGACAAGGTCAGGTCATTGGCGTTTCCGGGATCCTGCGCGACGTCACCACGATCAAGACGGCGCAGCGCAGCGCGGCGATGCTTGCCGCGATCGTCGCCTCGTCCTCGGACGGCGTCGTCAGCAAGACGCTGGACGGCACCGTCACCAGCTGGAACAAGAGCGCCGAGCGCATCTTCGGCTTCTCGGAAGGCGAGATGATCAACCGATCGATCCGCACGATCATTCCCGGCGAGCGCCAGGCCGAGGAGGACCGCATCCTCGCTACCGTCGTGTCGGGCCAGATCATCGACAATTTCGAGACGGTCCGCCTGCGCAAGGACGGCGCGCTGATCGATGTATCGGTGACGGTCTCGCCGGTGCGTGATTCCACCGGCCGCATCATCGGCGCCTCCAAGATCGTGCGCGACATCACCGACAAGCGTCAGACGAGGGAGCAACTGCGCACGCTGCTCGCCGAGGTGAACCATCGCAGCAAGAACATGCTGTCGCTGGTGCAGGCGATCGCGCGGCAGATGACGCGGCATGGAAGGCAGCTCGATCTGAACCGCTTTCTCGAGCGGCTGCAGGCGATCGCAGGCAACCAGGATCTGCTGATCCAGAACGACTGGCGCTTCATTCCAATCGCCGACCTCGTGCGCTCGCAGCTCGGCGCCTTCCGCGACCTGATCGGCAACCGCATCACCATCGCCGGACCGCAGATCGAGCTGACGCCGGAGGCCGCTCAGGCGATCGGCATGGCTGTGCATGAGCTCGCCACCAACGCCGCAAAATACGGCGCGCTGTCGGGCGACGAAGGGCGGATCGCCCTCAACTGGTCTTGCGACGGCGACGATTTCGACATGAGCTGGCACGAGAGTGACGGACCACCGGTCACTGTCCCCGAGCAGAGGGGCTTTGGCAGCCGCGTGATCTCGGACATGGTGCGCGCCGGGCTCGACGCAGCGGTGGAGGTCGACTTCGCACCAACTGGACTACGCTGGCACTTGAGGTGCCCCCTGCAACGCCTCAGCCGCAGCAACAACCATGCCCGTCGCTGA
- a CDS encoding acyl-CoA carboxylase subunit beta gives MAIIDNTISPTGAAFQANRDGMLGLIAKMRDLEARTRNASAAAKDRFHQRGQLLPRERVALVLDPGAPFLELSTLAGYMFDTPDPAKSVPGGGVIAGIGFVAGVRCMVSANDAAIDAGALQPYGLDKTLRVQELALENKLPYVQLVESAGANLLRYRVEDFVRGGNIFRNLARLSAAGLPVVTVTHGSSTAGGAYQTGLSDYIVMVRGRTRAFLAGPPLLKAATGEIASEEELGGAEMHTSISGLGDYLAEDDRDGLRIAREIMGKLNWDRPSHDAPAAKPPRYDQEELLGIMPLDHKRPVDMRQVIARIVDDSDFVEMSPNYGPATVCGHARIEGQAIGIVTNNGPLDPAGANKATHFIQACCQSRTPILYLNNTTGYMVGRAYEEAGMIKHGSKMIQAVTSATVPQITIYCGASFGAGNYGMCGRGFHPRFCFSWPNAKTAVMGGEQAAETMAIVTEAAAARRGKPVEREKLDAMKAQIIGVFDSQMDVFATSARVLDDGVIDPRDTRAVLSEVLSICREAEAREPQRMQFSVARP, from the coding sequence ATGGCCATCATCGACAACACCATCTCTCCCACCGGCGCCGCCTTCCAGGCGAACCGCGACGGCATGTTGGGCCTCATCGCAAAAATGCGCGATCTCGAAGCGCGGACGCGCAATGCCTCGGCGGCGGCCAAGGACCGCTTCCATCAGCGCGGCCAGCTTCTGCCGCGCGAGCGCGTGGCACTGGTGCTCGATCCCGGCGCGCCGTTTCTGGAGCTGTCGACGCTCGCCGGCTACATGTTCGATACGCCCGATCCTGCCAAGAGCGTCCCGGGCGGCGGCGTCATCGCCGGCATCGGCTTCGTCGCGGGCGTGCGCTGCATGGTCTCGGCAAACGATGCGGCCATCGATGCCGGCGCGCTGCAGCCTTACGGCCTCGACAAGACCCTGCGCGTGCAGGAGCTCGCGCTGGAGAACAAGCTGCCTTACGTGCAACTGGTCGAGAGCGCCGGCGCTAACCTCCTGCGCTACCGCGTCGAGGACTTCGTTCGTGGCGGCAACATCTTTCGCAATCTGGCGCGGCTGTCGGCGGCGGGCCTGCCGGTGGTCACCGTGACGCACGGCTCCTCGACGGCGGGCGGCGCCTATCAGACCGGCCTGTCGGACTACATCGTCATGGTGCGCGGCCGGACCCGCGCGTTCCTGGCCGGTCCGCCGCTGTTGAAGGCGGCGACCGGCGAGATAGCGAGCGAGGAGGAGCTCGGCGGCGCCGAGATGCACACGTCGATTTCCGGCCTCGGTGACTATCTGGCCGAGGACGATCGCGATGGCCTGCGCATCGCCAGGGAGATCATGGGCAAGCTGAACTGGGACCGGCCGTCGCACGATGCGCCGGCGGCGAAGCCGCCGCGCTACGATCAGGAGGAGCTGCTCGGCATCATGCCGCTCGACCACAAGCGTCCCGTCGACATGCGCCAGGTGATCGCGCGGATCGTCGACGACAGCGACTTCGTCGAGATGTCGCCGAACTACGGCCCGGCCACGGTCTGCGGCCACGCCCGCATCGAGGGCCAGGCGATCGGCATCGTCACCAACAACGGCCCGCTCGATCCGGCCGGCGCCAACAAAGCGACGCACTTCATCCAGGCCTGCTGCCAGAGCCGCACGCCGATTCTCTATCTCAACAACACCACCGGCTACATGGTCGGCCGGGCCTATGAGGAGGCCGGCATGATCAAGCACGGCTCCAAGATGATCCAGGCGGTGACCTCGGCCACGGTGCCGCAGATCACGATCTATTGCGGCGCCTCGTTCGGCGCCGGCAATTACGGCATGTGCGGCCGCGGCTTCCATCCGCGCTTCTGCTTCTCCTGGCCGAACGCCAAGACCGCCGTGATGGGCGGCGAGCAGGCCGCCGAGACGATGGCGATCGTCACCGAGGCCGCAGCGGCGCGCCGCGGCAAGCCGGTGGAGCGCGAGAAGCTGGATGCCATGAAGGCCCAGATCATCGGCGTGTTCGACAGCCAGATGGATGTGTTCGCGACATCGGCGCGCGTGCTCGACGACGGCGTGATCGATCCGCGCGACACCCGCGCGGTGCTGTCGGAGGTGCTGTCGATCTGCCGCGAGGCCGAGGCGCGCGAACCGCAGCGCATGCAGTTTTCGGTGGCGCGGCCATGA
- a CDS encoding response regulator: MIGFDLSIELEEAGFAIVGVAPTVSKALHLLQRHRCDLAVLDVNLGHETSAPIARALMAEGVPFVAVTGYSVDQCPEEFATAPLLSKPFQTSRLVATLRRQLPR, from the coding sequence ATGATCGGCTTCGATCTGTCGATCGAGCTGGAGGAAGCAGGCTTTGCCATCGTCGGTGTGGCGCCCACGGTGAGCAAGGCCCTGCACTTGTTGCAACGGCACCGCTGCGATCTCGCCGTCCTCGACGTCAATCTCGGCCATGAGACCTCGGCCCCGATCGCCCGCGCGCTCATGGCTGAAGGCGTCCCGTTCGTCGCCGTCACCGGCTATTCCGTCGACCAGTGCCCGGAAGAATTCGCCACCGCCCCACTGCTGTCGAAGCCGTTTCAGACATCGCGGCTGGTCGCGACGTTAAGGCGGCAGCTGCCGCGCTGA
- a CDS encoding acetyl-CoA carboxylase biotin carboxylase subunit, which yields MSRRPFHKVLIANRGEIALRVMRTARLLGHGVVAVYSDADADSPHVRLADQAVRIGAPPPAQSYLNIPAIIAAAKATGADAVHPGYGFLAENEDFAQACRDAGLVFIGPSPEAIQAMGNKAGAKDIMQRAGVPCVPGYQGEDQGDEAMLREARRIGFPVMIKAVAGGGGRGMRLVSDAEAFPDLLRSARSEAAAAFGDGTVILEKAIQNPRHIEIQVFGDSQGNAVHLGERDCSVQRRHQKLIEEAPSPAVNAELRARMGAVAVQAVKALGYEGAGTLEFLLDADGQFYFMEMNTRLQVEHPVTEALTGLDLVEWQLRVAAGEPLPLRQEQIRFEGHAIEVRLCSEDAAHDFMPQSGRMALWQMPEQIRVEHALESGAEIPPYYDSMIAKLISHGATREEARARLITGLEQAVALGVTTNQSFLLSCLRHPAFGAGKATTAFIPAHRDELHAPAAGSADTALAALLLSVSHPLTHPIRGGRSLAASFATPLRFEIGGEVMECELLRERDGSYCVASDGSEHRCEIVSLTGDMIRVRHADVTEGARFVRDGDRLFVQHRGQTLTLRDLTLAAPQSTAAAGGDGKVRAALNGRVVAVLVKPGDRVALGQPVVTLEAMKMEHVHTAGLAGTVSAIEVAEGDQVTTGRIVVEIAGE from the coding sequence ATGTCGCGCCGGCCGTTCCACAAGGTGCTGATCGCCAACCGCGGCGAGATCGCGCTGCGCGTCATGCGCACGGCGCGCCTGCTTGGTCATGGAGTGGTCGCGGTCTATTCCGACGCCGACGCTGACTCGCCGCATGTGCGGCTCGCCGATCAGGCCGTCCGCATCGGCGCGCCGCCGCCGGCGCAGTCCTATCTGAACATCCCGGCGATCATCGCCGCTGCCAAGGCGACCGGGGCAGATGCCGTGCATCCCGGCTACGGCTTCCTCGCCGAGAACGAGGATTTCGCACAAGCGTGCAGGGACGCAGGCCTCGTCTTCATCGGACCATCGCCGGAGGCGATTCAGGCGATGGGCAACAAGGCGGGCGCCAAGGACATCATGCAGCGCGCCGGTGTGCCCTGCGTGCCAGGCTATCAGGGCGAGGACCAAGGCGACGAGGCGATGCTGCGCGAGGCGCGGCGCATCGGCTTCCCCGTGATGATCAAGGCGGTCGCCGGCGGCGGTGGACGCGGCATGCGTCTCGTTAGTGATGCAGAAGCGTTCCCGGATCTGCTGCGCAGCGCGCGCTCGGAGGCCGCGGCGGCGTTCGGTGACGGCACCGTCATCCTGGAAAAGGCGATTCAGAATCCGCGGCACATCGAGATCCAGGTGTTCGGCGACAGCCAAGGCAATGCCGTGCATCTCGGCGAGCGCGACTGCTCGGTGCAGCGGCGGCACCAGAAGCTGATCGAGGAGGCGCCGTCGCCGGCCGTCAATGCGGAACTGCGCGCGCGCATGGGAGCGGTGGCTGTGCAGGCCGTGAAGGCGCTAGGCTACGAGGGCGCCGGCACCTTGGAATTCTTGCTCGATGCTGACGGCCAGTTCTACTTCATGGAGATGAACACGCGGCTCCAGGTCGAGCATCCCGTGACGGAGGCGCTGACCGGGCTGGATCTCGTCGAGTGGCAGCTCCGCGTCGCCGCGGGCGAACCGCTGCCGTTGCGCCAGGAGCAGATCAGATTCGAAGGCCATGCCATCGAGGTCCGGCTGTGCTCGGAGGATGCCGCTCACGACTTCATGCCGCAATCCGGGCGCATGGCCTTGTGGCAGATGCCGGAACAGATCCGCGTCGAGCATGCGCTCGAATCCGGCGCGGAGATCCCGCCTTATTACGACTCGATGATCGCAAAGCTGATCAGCCATGGCGCGACCCGCGAGGAAGCGCGCGCACGGCTCATCACCGGATTGGAGCAGGCTGTCGCGCTCGGCGTGACGACGAACCAATCGTTCTTGTTGTCGTGCCTGCGGCATCCGGCGTTTGGCGCGGGCAAGGCAACCACGGCATTCATTCCCGCCCATCGTGACGAGCTGCATGCGCCGGCTGCCGGCTCGGCCGACACGGCGCTTGCGGCCTTGCTGCTCTCGGTCAGTCATCCGCTGACGCATCCCATCCGGGGGGGACGCTCCTTGGCTGCGAGCTTTGCGACGCCGTTACGGTTCGAGATTGGTGGCGAGGTCATGGAATGCGAGCTGTTGCGCGAGCGCGACGGCAGCTATTGCGTGGCGTCTGACGGCTCCGAGCATCGCTGTGAGATCGTCTCGCTCACCGGCGACATGATCCGTGTCCGTCACGCCGACGTCACCGAAGGCGCGCGCTTCGTGCGCGACGGCGATCGGCTGTTCGTGCAACATCGCGGTCAGACGCTGACGCTGCGCGATCTGACGCTGGCGGCGCCGCAGTCCACTGCGGCGGCTGGCGGCGACGGCAAGGTTCGCGCGGCGTTGAATGGGCGCGTGGTCGCAGTGCTGGTCAAGCCCGGGGATCGCGTCGCACTGGGCCAACCGGTCGTGACGCTGGAAGCGATGAAGATGGAGCACGTCCACACGGCCGGTCTCGCCGGCACTGTGAGCGCGATCGAGGTTGCCGAAGGCGATCAGGTGACGACGGGACGAATCGTGGTGGAGATCGCAGGTGAGTAG